One Polaribacter sp. KT25b DNA segment encodes these proteins:
- a CDS encoding exo-alpha-sialidase — protein MKKITLLILTFTLIVSCYEKYIPRNIENIKIQEFKMDNTSIRAIVAIDANTMHYAGSKADVGFTSDAGKSWSTKHITYQDSIIPHFRSLAKNGDAFFALSIANPALLYKISKEKTELVYTENHEKVFYDALQFFDDGLHGIAVGDPTEDCASVILTADRGNSWSKISCDNLPEFADDEAFFAASNTNIKTIGSTVWIASGGKKTRILKSDDFGKTWQIFETPIIQGNGPQGIYSIDFSDKNNGIIIGGDYSKPTENKANKAITKDGGKTWTLVADNQNPNYKSCVQYVPNTNGQEIFAVGKTGVSFSNDAGNTWVEVSKDDYYAIQFVDKNTAWLSGNQKIGKLILE, from the coding sequence ATGAAAAAAATAACATTACTAATTTTAACTTTCACATTAATAGTTTCTTGCTATGAAAAATACATTCCTAGAAATATTGAAAATATTAAAATTCAAGAATTTAAAATGGACAATACAAGTATTAGAGCAATTGTAGCAATTGATGCAAACACTATGCATTATGCTGGTTCTAAAGCTGATGTTGGTTTTACTTCGGATGCTGGCAAATCTTGGTCTACAAAACACATAACTTATCAAGATTCTATCATTCCGCATTTTAGAAGTTTAGCCAAAAATGGCGATGCTTTTTTTGCACTTTCAATTGCGAATCCTGCGTTGCTATATAAAATATCAAAAGAGAAAACCGAATTAGTGTATACAGAAAATCATGAAAAAGTATTTTATGATGCGCTTCAATTTTTTGATGATGGTTTACACGGAATTGCAGTTGGCGATCCAACAGAAGATTGTGCATCTGTTATTTTAACTGCTGATAGAGGAAATTCTTGGAGTAAAATTTCTTGTGATAATCTTCCAGAATTTGCTGATGATGAAGCTTTTTTTGCAGCAAGTAATACCAATATAAAAACGATTGGAAGCACAGTTTGGATTGCTTCTGGAGGAAAAAAAACTCGTATTTTAAAGTCTGATGATTTTGGAAAAACATGGCAAATTTTTGAAACTCCTATAATTCAAGGAAATGGCCCTCAAGGTATTTATTCTATTGATTTTTCTGATAAAAATAACGGAATTATTATTGGCGGAGATTATTCTAAACCAACAGAAAACAAGGCAAATAAGGCAATTACGAAAGATGGTGGAAAAACGTGGACTTTAGTTGCCGATAATCAAAATCCTAATTATAAAAGTTGTGTACAATATGTGCCTAATACAAACGGACAAGAAATTTTTGCGGTTGGTAAAACGGGTGTTTCTTTCTCTAATGATGCAGGAAATACTTGGGTAGAAGTTTCTAAAGATGATTATTATGCAATTCAGTTTGTTGATAAAAATACAGCTTGGTTAAGTGGAAATCAGAAAATAGGAAAACTAATTTTAGAGTAA
- the pepT gene encoding peptidase T: protein MIDKQHITTRFIKYVTIDTESDPNNPAFPSTKKQWDLAKILEKELKQIGLQDVELDENCYIMATLPSNLNYEVPTIGFVAHIDTSPDFTGKNVNPQIIENYDGKDIVLNKEKNIILSPDYFEDLLQYKGQTIITTDGTTLLGADDKAGVTEIVTAMEYLIKNPEIKHGKIRICFTPDEEVGKGAHLFDVEKFGAKWAYTMDGSQIGELEYENFNAASAKITITGKIVHPGYAKGKMINSILIANEFISSLPVTEVPEKTTDYEGFFHLHDITGNVEETVLEYIIRDHDFDLFEERKYLMQRIAFDFNERLQQDLVKVEIKNQYFNMKEKVTPVMYIVDIVEEVMKEIGITPLIKPIRGGTDGSQLSYKGLPCPNIFAGGHNFHGRFEYVPVESMIKATEVIVGIAQKVANKYKS, encoded by the coding sequence ATGATTGATAAACAACACATTACAACACGTTTTATAAAATATGTTACGATTGATACAGAATCAGATCCTAACAATCCTGCTTTTCCAAGCACAAAAAAACAATGGGATTTAGCAAAAATTCTAGAAAAAGAACTCAAACAAATTGGCTTACAAGATGTTGAGTTAGATGAAAATTGTTACATCATGGCAACTTTGCCAAGTAATTTAAATTATGAAGTGCCAACAATTGGTTTTGTTGCGCATATTGATACAAGTCCAGATTTTACAGGAAAAAATGTAAATCCGCAGATTATAGAAAATTACGACGGAAAAGACATCGTTTTAAACAAAGAGAAAAACATTATTTTATCTCCTGATTATTTCGAAGATTTGTTGCAATATAAAGGTCAGACAATTATTACCACAGACGGAACAACGCTTTTAGGCGCAGATGATAAAGCTGGTGTTACAGAAATTGTTACTGCAATGGAATATCTAATTAAAAATCCAGAAATTAAACATGGAAAAATCAGAATTTGTTTTACTCCGGATGAAGAAGTTGGTAAAGGAGCACATTTATTTGATGTAGAAAAGTTTGGTGCAAAATGGGCTTACACCATGGATGGAAGTCAAATTGGCGAATTAGAATACGAAAATTTTAATGCTGCAAGTGCTAAAATTACAATTACTGGTAAAATTGTACATCCAGGATATGCAAAAGGAAAAATGATAAATTCAATATTAATTGCAAACGAATTTATTTCGTCTCTACCTGTTACAGAAGTTCCAGAAAAAACAACAGATTATGAAGGTTTTTTCCATTTACATGACATTACCGGAAATGTAGAAGAAACTGTTTTAGAATATATTATTAGAGATCACGATTTCGATTTATTCGAAGAAAGAAAATACTTAATGCAAAGAATTGCGTTCGATTTTAATGAGCGTTTACAGCAAGATTTGGTTAAAGTAGAAATTAAAAATCAATATTTTAACATGAAGGAAAAAGTTACTCCGGTTATGTATATTGTAGATATTGTAGAGGAAGTTATGAAAGAAATTGGTATTACGCCTTTAATAAAACCAATTAGAGGTGGTACAGATGGTTCTCAACTTTCTTACAAAGGTTTGCCTTGCCCAAATATTTTTGCTGGCGGACATAATTTTCATGGACGATTTGAGTATGTTCCTGTAGAATCGATGATAAAAGCTACTGAAGTAATTGTAGGAATTGCACAAAAAGTTGCAAACAAATATAAGTCTTAA
- a CDS encoding 1-acyl-sn-glycerol-3-phosphate acyltransferase produces MKAIAKFILYTILGWKLENDFPKDIKKYVVIAAPHTSWVDFPIAILSRMASGVMINFIGKNSLFKGPFGFFFRALGGTPVDRSQSNNLVDAIIDIFNSKDEFRLGLSPEGTRKKVDAWKTGFYYIAKGANVPIVMATLDFEKKQVKISEPYYTTDDKEKDFKVFYAFYHNVKGKNPDQF; encoded by the coding sequence ATGAAAGCTATTGCAAAATTTATATTATACACCATTTTAGGTTGGAAATTGGAAAACGATTTTCCAAAAGATATAAAAAAATATGTTGTTATTGCTGCTCCGCATACAAGTTGGGTAGATTTTCCTATTGCTATTTTATCTAGAATGGCTTCTGGAGTGATGATAAATTTTATCGGCAAAAATTCTCTTTTTAAAGGTCCTTTTGGCTTTTTTTTTAGAGCTTTAGGAGGCACACCTGTTGATAGAAGTCAAAGTAATAATTTGGTGGATGCAATTATTGATATTTTTAATTCTAAAGATGAATTTAGACTTGGTTTATCGCCAGAAGGAACTCGTAAAAAAGTAGATGCTTGGAAAACAGGTTTTTATTATATTGCTAAAGGAGCAAATGTGCCAATTGTGATGGCAACTTTAGATTTCGAAAAAAAGCAAGTTAAAATTTCTGAACCTTATTATACAACTGATGATAAAGAAAAAGATTTTAAAGTTTTTTATGCTTTTTATCACAATGTAAAAGGTAAAAATCCAGATCAATTTTAA
- the rmuC gene encoding DNA recombination protein RmuC: MNELIIYLLIALVFSFVGFFIGKLLTKLNLEKEKTFIEKEKSTLEERVALLQQSKDMVEDNYIELQKELKNNQQEKENLITVNTRQESENKNLQLKLDEHKSEVEKLQQKFTNDFEVLANKILEEKSNKFTEQNKENLKIILNPLQEKIKVFEDKVDQTHKESIDYHAALRQQIIGLKEMNLQMSKETINLTKALKGDNKTQGNWGELVLERVLEKSGLEKDREYYVQQSFTNEDGKRILPDIVIHLPDNKKMIVDSKVSLTAYEQYVNEDDETLKAQFLKEHVASLKRHVDQLSEKKYEDIYKIASPDFVLLFIPIEPAFAVAINADTHLYNEAFEKNIVIVTPTTLLATLRTIDSMWTNEKQQKNAIEIARQAGALYDKFQSLLTDLVTIGKRIDDSKKEYSNAMNKLFDGRGNLINSVEKLKKMGAKAKKAIPENIIKRAKEIE, translated from the coding sequence ATGAACGAATTGATTATTTACTTATTAATAGCACTGGTATTTAGCTTTGTAGGATTTTTTATTGGTAAACTTTTAACCAAATTAAACCTAGAAAAAGAAAAAACCTTCATAGAAAAAGAGAAATCTACTTTAGAAGAACGCGTTGCATTATTGCAACAATCTAAAGATATGGTTGAAGATAATTATATTGAGCTTCAAAAAGAACTGAAAAATAATCAGCAAGAAAAAGAAAACTTAATAACTGTAAATACAAGGCAAGAATCAGAAAACAAAAATTTGCAACTAAAGTTGGATGAACATAAAAGCGAAGTAGAAAAATTACAACAAAAATTTACGAATGATTTTGAAGTGCTTGCTAATAAAATATTAGAAGAAAAATCGAATAAATTTACAGAACAAAACAAAGAAAATTTAAAAATTATTTTAAATCCGCTTCAAGAAAAAATAAAAGTTTTTGAAGATAAAGTAGATCAAACGCACAAAGAAAGTATCGATTATCATGCTGCTTTACGTCAGCAAATTATAGGTTTAAAAGAGATGAATTTGCAAATGAGCAAGGAAACTATCAACCTAACAAAAGCCTTAAAAGGCGATAACAAAACACAAGGAAATTGGGGCGAATTAGTTCTAGAAAGAGTTTTAGAAAAATCTGGTTTAGAGAAAGATAGAGAGTATTATGTGCAGCAAAGCTTTACCAATGAAGATGGTAAAAGAATTTTACCAGATATAGTAATTCATTTGCCAGATAATAAAAAAATGATAGTAGATTCTAAAGTTTCTTTAACTGCTTATGAGCAATATGTAAATGAAGATGATGAAACTTTAAAAGCACAATTTTTAAAAGAACATGTTGCTTCTTTAAAACGACATGTAGACCAATTATCAGAAAAAAAATATGAAGATATTTATAAAATAGCATCTCCAGATTTTGTGTTGCTTTTTATACCAATTGAACCCGCATTTGCAGTTGCTATAAATGCTGATACTCATTTATACAACGAAGCTTTCGAAAAAAACATTGTTATTGTTACTCCAACGACTTTATTGGCTACTTTACGTACAATTGATTCTATGTGGACGAACGAAAAGCAACAAAAAAATGCAATTGAAATTGCGAGACAAGCTGGTGCTTTATATGATAAGTTTCAAAGCCTTTTAACTGATTTAGTTACTATTGGAAAACGAATTGATGATAGTAAAAAAGAATACTCTAATGCAATGAATAAACTTTTTGATGGTAGAGGAAACTTAATAAATAGCGTTGAAAAATTAAAAAAGATGGGCGCAAAAGCTAAAAAGGCTATTCCAGAAAATATTATAAAAAGAGCTAAAGAAATTGAGTAA